Proteins encoded together in one Quercus lobata isolate SW786 chromosome 3, ValleyOak3.0 Primary Assembly, whole genome shotgun sequence window:
- the LOC115981920 gene encoding probable prefoldin subunit 5 isoform X2, producing MAAAAGAGAAAEMEKMSVEQVKAVKEQADMEVNILQDSLNNIRTATSRLEVASSALEDLSLRPKGKKLLVPLTASLYVPGTLDDADKVLVDVGTGYFIEKTTAEGKDYCDRKINLLRSNFDQLVELD from the exons ATGGCAGCGGCAGCGGGAGCGGGAGCGGCAGCGGAGATGGAGAAGATGAGCGTGGAGCAGGTGAAAGCAGTGAAGGAGCAGGCTGATATGGAAGTTAATATTCTTCAGGACAGTCTGAACAATATACGAACCGCCACCAGTCGGCTTGAGGTCGCTTCCTCTGCCCTCGAAGACCTTTCTCTCCGTCCCAAAGGAAAGAAATTGCTCGTACCTCTTACTGCTTCTCTTTATGTTCCTGGAACTCTTGATGATGCTGATAAAGTCCTTGTAGATGTTGGCACTGGATACTTCATTGAG AAAACAACAGCTGAAGGCAAAGATTATTGTGACCGTAAAATCAACTTGCTGAGATCCAACTTTGACCAACTCGTAGAG TTGGACTAG
- the LOC115981920 gene encoding probable prefoldin subunit 5 isoform X1, translating to MAAAAGAGAAAEMEKMSVEQVKAVKEQADMEVNILQDSLNNIRTATSRLEVASSALEDLSLRPKGKKLLVPLTASLYVPGTLDDADKVLVDVGTGYFIEKTTAEGKDYCDRKINLLRSNFDQLVEVAAKKKSIADEAAVILQAKLKHLAPST from the exons ATGGCAGCGGCAGCGGGAGCGGGAGCGGCAGCGGAGATGGAGAAGATGAGCGTGGAGCAGGTGAAAGCAGTGAAGGAGCAGGCTGATATGGAAGTTAATATTCTTCAGGACAGTCTGAACAATATACGAACCGCCACCAGTCGGCTTGAGGTCGCTTCCTCTGCCCTCGAAGACCTTTCTCTCCGTCCCAAAGGAAAGAAATTGCTCGTACCTCTTACTGCTTCTCTTTATGTTCCTGGAACTCTTGATGATGCTGATAAAGTCCTTGTAGATGTTGGCACTGGATACTTCATTGAG AAAACAACAGCTGAAGGCAAAGATTATTGTGACCGTAAAATCAACTTGCTGAGATCCAACTTTGACCAACTCGTAGAG GTGGCTGCTAAAAAGAAAAGCATAGCAGATGAAGCTGCGGTAATCTTACAGGCAAAATTGAAGCATCTGGCTCCTTCAACATAG